The Sporichthyaceae bacterium region CCGCCGCCCTTCCCCTTGTGCAACAGCACCAGCAGGATGATGAGGACGCTGGTCATGACCAACAGGATCTGGAACAAGGTCACCATGCGCCACACACCGCCTCTCTGATTTCGTTGCCGGGCCAAGACTACGTGGTCATCGGCTGGGGTCCGGCAGCCACACCGCCGCATGGGTCGATGCGTCCGAGGAATCCTCGCACGAGCAGCCCGGACCTACCCACCGGTCAGGTGACCGATTCAGCCGACGGCCTGCTCCCGGTATCGCACGATCCGGGTGAACTCCTCCGGGTCCAGGCTGGCGCCGCCTACCAGGGCACCGTCCACATCGGGCTGCGCCATGATCGCCGCGATGTTGCCGGCCTTCACCGAGCCGCCGTACAGGACCCGCACGGCATCGGCGACGTCGGCGGAATAGAGCTCCTGCACCCGGTCCCGGATCGCCCGGCACACCTCCTGGGCATCGGCCGGGGTGGCCACCTCGCCGGTGCCGATTGCCCAGACCGGTTCGTAGGCGATGACCATGGTGCGAACCTGCACCGCGGAGACGCCCGCCAGACCGCCGTCCAGTTGCGAGAGGCAGTGCCCGACGTGCGCCTCGGCCCGGCGTACCTCCAGGCCCTCACCGACGCACATGATCGGGGTCAGCCCGTGCCGGAACGCGGCCTGCACCTTGGCATTGACTGCTGCGTCGTCCTCGCCGTGATACTGCCGGCGCTCGGAGTGCCCGACCACGACGAATGTGCACTTCAACGCGGCGAGCATGGCCCCGGAGATCTCCCCGGTGTAGGCGCCGGAGTCGTGCGCGGAGATGTCCTGAGCACCGAAGGTGATCCGCAGCCGATCGCCGTCGACCGCGGTCTGCACCGACCGCAGATCCGTGAACGGCGGCAGCACCGCGACGTCCACGGCGT contains the following coding sequences:
- the tpiA gene encoding triose-phosphate isomerase; amino-acid sequence: MVARTPLMAGNWKMNLNHLEGIALVQKLAFALHDKDFDAVDVAVLPPFTDLRSVQTAVDGDRLRITFGAQDISAHDSGAYTGEISGAMLAALKCTFVVVGHSERRQYHGEDDAAVNAKVQAAFRHGLTPIMCVGEGLEVRRAEAHVGHCLSQLDGGLAGVSAVQVRTMVIAYEPVWAIGTGEVATPADAQEVCRAIRDRVQELYSADVADAVRVLYGGSVKAGNIAAIMAQPDVDGALVGGASLDPEEFTRIVRYREQAVG